From the Roseateles sp. XES5 genome, one window contains:
- a CDS encoding ferric reductase-like transmembrane domain-containing protein, whose protein sequence is MTAGSIVATLLIVFAGLLAVPAVSHTNLGTTLSLMASSMAFVAMGIAQFMATRPPFIEKLFGGLDRIYQFHRKIGIAVLCLILVHYFVAPDFQGLSLTSGLNVLAKTAGEWAFYGFVFLLIFSLVKVIPKTRFQIPYQYWRITHRFIGLLFVLVAFHQMFIKRPYEGTALLATYLNLFALIGIASYAYTQLLPWLRTRKYEVADVVRHDGATIITGKPKGRKLNAMPGQFGFFRVDKSGLREPHPFTIAGIDDDGTVRFAIKPLGDYTKALREGVAVGDELTLEGGYGHFNHKRGGKKQIWLAGGIGVTPFLAMASRLKGDEGQDIHMVYCVRDGAEAIGLDTFRAQAEKLENFSFVLHNSATDGRFDASKLVSGTSMNPAEADLWFCGPPPLRMAIEKGLKELGKAPRRVEFERFEFR, encoded by the coding sequence TTGACTGCGGGTTCAATCGTCGCGACACTCTTGATCGTTTTCGCCGGTCTGCTGGCCGTACCGGCCGTCAGCCATACCAATCTCGGCACCACGCTATCGCTGATGGCGTCGTCCATGGCCTTCGTCGCCATGGGCATCGCGCAGTTCATGGCGACGCGCCCGCCGTTCATCGAGAAGCTCTTCGGCGGCCTCGACCGAATCTACCAGTTCCACCGGAAGATCGGCATCGCCGTGCTCTGTCTTATCCTGGTGCACTATTTCGTGGCGCCGGACTTCCAGGGGCTTTCCCTGACGAGCGGCCTCAACGTGCTCGCCAAGACCGCGGGCGAATGGGCCTTCTACGGCTTCGTCTTCCTGCTCATCTTCAGCCTGGTGAAGGTGATCCCCAAGACGCGCTTCCAGATTCCCTACCAGTACTGGCGCATCACGCACCGTTTCATCGGCCTGCTCTTCGTGCTGGTCGCCTTCCACCAGATGTTCATCAAGCGCCCCTACGAGGGCACCGCGCTGCTGGCGACCTATCTCAACCTCTTCGCGCTGATCGGCATCGCCAGCTACGCCTATACCCAGCTTCTGCCCTGGCTGCGCACGCGCAAATACGAGGTCGCCGACGTGGTGCGCCACGACGGGGCGACGATCATCACGGGCAAGCCGAAGGGGCGCAAGCTCAACGCGATGCCCGGCCAGTTCGGCTTTTTCCGCGTCGACAAGTCGGGCCTGCGCGAGCCGCATCCCTTCACCATCGCGGGCATCGATGACGACGGCACCGTGCGCTTCGCCATCAAGCCGCTCGGCGACTATACCAAGGCGCTGCGCGAGGGCGTGGCGGTCGGCGACGAGCTGACGCTGGAAGGCGGCTACGGCCATTTCAATCACAAGCGCGGCGGCAAGAAGCAGATCTGGCTTGCCGGCGGCATCGGCGTCACGCCGTTCCTCGCCATGGCGAGCCGGCTGAAAGGCGACGAGGGGCAGGATATCCACATGGTCTACTGCGTGCGCGACGGTGCCGAGGCGATCGGCCTCGATACCTTCCGCGCGCAGGCCGAAAAGCTCGAGAACTTCAGCTTCGTGCTGCACAACTCGGCAACCGACGGCCGCTTCGACGCCTCGAAGCTCGTCTCCGGCACCAGCATGAATCCGGCGGAAGCCGACCTGTGGTTCTGCGGCCCGCCGCCGTTGCGGATGGCCATCGAAAAGGGATTGAAGGAACTCGGCAAGGCCCCGCGGCGAGTCGAGTTCGAGCGTTTCGAGTTCCGGTAA
- a CDS encoding GntR family transcriptional regulator gives MTETAASQAHLAYLTLEGLIVTLKLKPGSMVTERQLIDLAGLGRTPVREAIQKLEWQGLIAVRPRAGLQIAAIRPEDHAEVMTTRRQLEPLAASLVADHADERHREQLVACAQTMTACSIRSDMEGFLAADKAFDEILEEACPNRFLTAALAPLQTHARRLWFARADNRHMDRSVDLHVKVIRAIRNGDGAAAAGAMTDLLDYLSG, from the coding sequence ATGACGGAAACCGCGGCTTCGCAGGCCCACCTCGCCTATCTCACCCTCGAAGGGCTCATCGTCACGCTCAAGCTGAAACCCGGCTCGATGGTGACGGAACGCCAGCTGATCGACCTTGCGGGCCTTGGCCGCACGCCGGTGCGCGAGGCGATCCAGAAGCTCGAATGGCAGGGCCTGATCGCCGTGCGCCCGCGTGCCGGCCTGCAGATCGCGGCGATTCGGCCGGAAGACCACGCCGAGGTGATGACGACGCGCCGGCAACTGGAGCCGCTGGCCGCCAGCCTCGTCGCCGACCATGCGGACGAGCGGCATCGTGAACAGCTCGTCGCCTGCGCGCAGACGATGACCGCCTGCTCCATCCGCTCCGACATGGAAGGTTTTCTGGCGGCTGACAAGGCGTTCGACGAGATTCTCGAAGAAGCCTGCCCGAACCGATTCCTGACCGCCGCCCTCGCCCCCTTGCAGACCCATGCCCGCCGCCTGTGGTTCGCACGCGCCGACAACCGGCACATGGACCGCTCGGTGGACCTGCATGTGAAGGTCATCCGCGCCATCCGCAACGGCGACGGCGCCGCCGCCGCGGGCGCGATGACGGATCTTCTCGACTATCTCTCGGGCTAA
- a CDS encoding ferredoxin--NADP reductase has product MASVPAGVFAETVTSVQHYTDRLFRFRMTRPESFRFRSGEFAMIGLMVGEKPVYRAYSIASPAWDEELEFFSIKVPDGPLTSHLQQIKAGDTVLMRKKPTGTLVLDALTPGKRLYMFSTGTGIAPFASLIRDPETYEKYDEVILTHTCREVSELQYGFDLVEEIRNHEFLSEVVGNKLRHYATVTREDYPFQGRITDLIRNGKMFADLGVPHFDPAVDRGMICGSSAMLKETKVLLEQAGLTEGANNKPGEFVIERAFVD; this is encoded by the coding sequence GTGGCATCCGTACCCGCCGGCGTGTTCGCCGAGACGGTGACGAGCGTACAGCACTATACGGATCGCCTGTTCCGCTTCCGCATGACGCGCCCGGAAAGCTTCCGCTTCCGTTCCGGCGAGTTCGCGATGATCGGCCTGATGGTCGGCGAGAAGCCGGTCTACCGCGCCTATTCGATCGCAAGCCCGGCCTGGGACGAGGAACTGGAGTTCTTCTCGATCAAGGTGCCGGACGGTCCGCTGACCTCGCATCTCCAGCAGATCAAGGCGGGCGACACCGTGCTGATGCGCAAGAAGCCGACCGGCACGCTGGTGCTCGACGCGCTGACGCCCGGCAAGCGGCTCTACATGTTCTCCACCGGCACGGGCATCGCGCCCTTCGCGAGCCTCATCCGCGACCCGGAGACCTACGAGAAGTATGACGAGGTCATCCTCACGCATACCTGCCGCGAGGTTTCCGAACTGCAATATGGTTTCGATCTCGTCGAGGAGATTCGCAACCACGAATTCCTGTCGGAAGTCGTCGGCAACAAGCTGCGCCACTATGCGACGGTCACCCGCGAGGACTATCCGTTCCAGGGCCGCATCACCGACCTCATCCGCAACGGCAAGATGTTCGCCGATCTCGGCGTGCCGCACTTCGACCCCGCGGTCGACCGCGGCATGATCTGCGGCTCCTCGGCCATGCTGAAGGAAACCAAGGTATTGCTGGAGCAGGCCGGCCTGACGGAAGGCGCCAACAACAAGCCCGGCGAATTCGTCATCGAACGCGCCTTCGTCGACTGA
- a CDS encoding DUF934 domain-containing protein yields MMTKIWNEAGFVSDDPWILETEETKAGSNEKAILGLEDFLARVSATDESSLGVLINPADDVRRLEGHLDRIALVAVAFPAFNDGRAFSHASLLRSRLNFTGEVRAVGDVLIDQIPLMLRCGIDSFAVTNATALKRLAENRLPGIDNHYQPAARASTDVGSYSWRRRA; encoded by the coding sequence ATGATGACGAAAATCTGGAACGAAGCCGGTTTTGTCTCGGACGATCCGTGGATCCTTGAGACGGAGGAAACCAAGGCAGGCTCGAACGAGAAGGCCATTCTCGGCCTTGAGGATTTCCTTGCCCGCGTTTCCGCGACGGACGAAAGCAGCCTCGGCGTGCTGATCAACCCGGCGGACGACGTGCGCCGGCTGGAAGGTCATCTCGACCGCATCGCGCTGGTCGCCGTCGCCTTCCCGGCCTTCAACGACGGCCGCGCCTTCAGCCATGCCTCGCTGCTGCGCTCGCGTCTCAATTTCACGGGCGAGGTGAGGGCGGTCGGCGATGTCCTGATCGACCAGATCCCGCTGATGCTGCGCTGTGGCATCGACAGCTTCGCCGTCACCAATGCGACGGCGCTGAAGCGACTGGCGGAAAACCGCCTGCCGGGCATCGACAACCACTACCAGCCGGCCGCCCGCGCCTCCACGGATGTGGGTTCCTATAGCTGGCGCCGCCGGGCCTGA
- a CDS encoding nitrite/sulfite reductase: MYRYDEFDHAFVSGRVEQFRDQVSRRLSGELAEDAFKPLRLMNGVYLQRHAPMLRVAVPYGVLSARQLRRLAEIARKWDRGYGHFTTRQNLQYNWIPLKDAADVMDALAEVDMHGIQTSGNCIRNITTDGLAGVAPDEIVDPRPYAEVLRQWSTLHPEFAFLPRKFKIAISGAAEDRAAIAWHDIGLQLKKNAAGEVGFQVLVGGGMGRTPITGQVIHDFLPWNQILVYLEAIVRVYNRYGRRDNMYKARIKILVHETGAEELARQVEVEFADLKNGELKLPEQDIAAITAYFAPPELAPRAEGWTSLAQWKKADPDFARWVQQNVQPHKHPDYGMVTISLKPIGGIPGDATDTQMEAVADIAAEYAFDEIRVSHEQNLILPHVALADLEPVYRGLVAAGLATANAGLITDIIACPGLDYCALANARSIPVAQEISTRFGAPERQAEIGELKIKISGCINACGHHHVGHIGLLGVEKKGEELYQITLGGSGDENTSIGEIIGRGFEPEKVTDAIEVIVDTYLGLRLDPSEIFLDAYRRVGPQPFKDALYGDKAAAAA; this comes from the coding sequence ATGTACCGTTACGACGAATTCGATCACGCCTTTGTCTCCGGCCGCGTGGAGCAGTTCCGCGATCAGGTCAGCCGCCGGCTTTCCGGTGAACTGGCCGAGGATGCGTTCAAGCCGCTGCGCCTGATGAACGGCGTCTACCTGCAGCGCCACGCCCCCATGCTGCGCGTGGCCGTGCCCTACGGCGTGCTGTCCGCGCGCCAGCTGCGCCGCCTGGCCGAGATCGCCCGTAAATGGGACCGCGGCTACGGCCACTTCACCACCCGCCAGAACCTGCAGTACAACTGGATCCCGCTGAAGGACGCCGCCGATGTGATGGACGCCCTGGCCGAGGTGGACATGCACGGCATCCAGACCAGCGGCAACTGCATCCGCAACATCACCACCGACGGCCTGGCCGGCGTGGCGCCCGACGAGATCGTGGACCCGCGGCCCTATGCCGAGGTGCTGCGCCAGTGGAGCACCCTGCACCCCGAGTTCGCCTTCCTGCCGCGCAAGTTCAAGATCGCCATCTCGGGCGCCGCCGAGGACCGCGCGGCCATCGCCTGGCACGACATCGGCCTGCAACTCAAGAAGAACGCCGCGGGCGAGGTGGGTTTCCAGGTGCTGGTGGGCGGCGGCATGGGCCGCACCCCCATCACCGGCCAGGTGATCCACGACTTCCTGCCCTGGAACCAGATCCTGGTCTATCTGGAAGCCATCGTGCGCGTCTACAACCGCTATGGCCGCCGCGACAATATGTACAAGGCCCGCATCAAGATCCTCGTACATGAAACCGGCGCGGAGGAACTGGCGCGGCAGGTGGAGGTCGAGTTTGCGGACCTCAAGAATGGTGAGTTGAAACTGCCCGAGCAGGACATCGCCGCCATCACCGCTTACTTCGCGCCGCCGGAACTGGCGCCCCGCGCCGAGGGTTGGACGAGCCTTGCGCAGTGGAAGAAGGCCGATCCGGACTTCGCACGCTGGGTGCAGCAGAACGTGCAGCCGCACAAGCATCCCGACTACGGCATGGTGACGATCTCGCTGAAGCCGATCGGCGGCATCCCGGGCGATGCCACCGACACGCAGATGGAGGCCGTCGCCGATATCGCGGCGGAATACGCCTTCGACGAGATCCGCGTCAGCCACGAGCAGAACCTGATCCTGCCGCATGTCGCGCTCGCCGATCTGGAGCCGGTCTATCGCGGTCTTGTCGCGGCGGGCCTTGCGACGGCCAATGCCGGCCTCATCACCGATATCATCGCCTGTCCCGGGCTGGACTACTGCGCCCTGGCCAACGCCCGCTCGATCCCGGTCGCGCAGGAAATCTCCACCCGTTTCGGCGCGCCCGAGCGTCAGGCCGAGATCGGCGAACTGAAGATCAAGATTTCCGGCTGCATCAATGCCTGCGGCCACCACCATGTCGGTCATATCGGCCTGCTCGGCGTCGAGAAGAAGGGCGAAGAGCTCTACCAGATCACGCTCGGCGGTTCCGGCGACGAGAACACGTCGATCGGCGAGATCATCGGTCGCGGCTTCGAGCCGGAAAAGGTGACGGACGCCATCGAGGTCATCGTCGATACCTATCTCGGCCTTCGCCTCGATCCCTCGGAAATCTTCCTGGACGCCTATCGCCGCGTCGGGCCGCAGCCCTTCAAGGATGCGCTCTACGGCGACAAGGCGGCAGCGGCGGCCTGA
- a CDS encoding DUF2849 domain-containing protein, whose protein sequence is MADKVLTANRLSDGISVWLDAAGNWNERLQAAFVARHKEAVEALEATGKQAFADNKVVDVNVVEVEEIDGVLRPLRMRERIRAEGPSIAYAAGYAGLAATAA, encoded by the coding sequence ATGGCCGACAAGGTTCTGACAGCCAACCGCCTTTCCGACGGCATTTCCGTCTGGCTGGACGCCGCCGGCAACTGGAACGAACGGCTTCAGGCCGCCTTCGTCGCCCGCCACAAGGAAGCCGTCGAGGCGCTGGAAGCCACCGGCAAGCAGGCCTTTGCCGACAACAAGGTGGTGGACGTCAATGTCGTCGAGGTCGAGGAGATCGACGGCGTGCTGCGGCCGCTGCGCATGCGCGAGCGCATCCGCGCCGAAGGCCCTTCCATTGCCTATGCCGCCGGCTATGCTGGCCTTGCCGCCACGGCCGCCTGA
- the cysG gene encoding siroheme synthase CysG, which translates to MSAAQDKLSTFPAFFRVSGRTVVVVGEGDEAFAKARLLFNTDARIVVLAEAPDADFARFITEKNLVLVRAPFSKEAIADATLVFAATGDAAADRAISMAARDLRIPVNAVDQPDYCDFFTPALVNRAPVAVAIGTEGAGPVLAQMIRAQVDQILSPSLGRLARLANGYREAVDRVLPRGVTRRVFWRRFFQGAVADAVNNGDIDLARRAANTLLNAQGRAAGHVWLVGAGPGAEDLLTLRAQRVMMEADVIVFDALVPQAIVDMGRRDAERLSVGKRKGCHSKSQDEINDLLVELGKAGKRVVRLKSGDPLVYGRAGEEMAALRQAGVTYEVVPGITSAFAAAADFELPLTLRGVASSLVFTTGHDLTGSVLPDWARLAISGATVAVYMGRTVAASVAARLMEAGLPAETTVAVVENASRREKRLLHGTLKDLPGLQSRDELDGPVMVIIGDAVAGANFEHSEPLAARAPARATAALGA; encoded by the coding sequence ATGAGCGCAGCCCAGGACAAGCTTTCGACGTTCCCCGCCTTCTTCCGCGTCAGCGGCAGGACGGTCGTGGTCGTGGGCGAGGGCGACGAGGCCTTCGCCAAGGCGCGGCTGCTGTTCAACACGGACGCCCGGATCGTCGTGCTGGCCGAGGCGCCGGACGCCGATTTCGCCCGCTTCATCACTGAAAAGAACCTCGTCCTCGTGCGCGCCCCCTTCTCGAAGGAGGCCATTGCCGACGCGACCCTCGTCTTCGCCGCCACCGGCGATGCCGCCGCCGACCGCGCCATTTCCATGGCCGCGCGCGACCTGCGCATCCCGGTCAATGCCGTCGACCAGCCGGACTATTGCGACTTCTTCACCCCGGCGCTCGTCAACCGCGCGCCGGTCGCCGTCGCCATCGGTACGGAAGGCGCAGGGCCGGTGCTGGCGCAGATGATCCGCGCGCAGGTCGACCAGATCCTGTCGCCCTCGCTCGGCCGGCTGGCGCGCCTTGCCAACGGCTACCGCGAGGCCGTCGACCGCGTGCTGCCGCGCGGCGTGACGCGCCGCGTCTTCTGGCGCCGCTTCTTCCAGGGCGCTGTCGCCGACGCCGTCAACAACGGCGATATCGATCTGGCGCGCCGCGCCGCCAACACACTGCTGAACGCGCAAGGGCGGGCCGCCGGCCATGTCTGGCTGGTCGGCGCGGGTCCGGGCGCAGAAGACCTGCTGACGCTGCGCGCCCAGCGCGTCATGATGGAAGCCGACGTCATCGTCTTCGACGCGCTCGTGCCGCAGGCCATCGTCGACATGGGCCGGCGCGATGCCGAGCGCCTTTCCGTCGGCAAGCGCAAGGGCTGCCATTCCAAGTCGCAGGACGAGATCAACGACCTGCTGGTGGAGCTCGGAAAGGCCGGAAAGCGCGTCGTGCGCCTGAAGTCCGGCGATCCGCTCGTCTATGGCCGCGCCGGCGAGGAAATGGCCGCGCTCCGCCAGGCGGGCGTCACCTACGAGGTCGTGCCGGGTATCACCTCCGCCTTCGCCGCCGCCGCCGATTTCGAACTGCCGCTGACGCTGCGCGGCGTTGCCTCCTCGCTCGTCTTCACCACCGGCCACGACCTGACGGGCTCGGTGCTGCCCGACTGGGCGCGGCTTGCCATTTCCGGCGCCACCGTCGCCGTCTATATGGGCCGCACGGTCGCCGCCTCCGTCGCCGCACGGCTGATGGAAGCCGGCCTGCCGGCGGAAACGACCGTCGCCGTCGTGGAAAATGCCAGCCGCCGCGAAAAGCGCCTGCTTCACGGCACGCTGAAGGACCTGCCGGGTCTTCAAAGCCGCGACGAACTGGACGGTCCCGTCATGGTGATCATCGGCGATGCCGTCGCCGGCGCCAATTTTGAACATTCCGAGCCGCTCGCCGCCCGTGCGCCGGCTCGCGCCACCGCAGCATTGGGAGCATGA
- a CDS encoding nucleoside deaminase has translation MDEAALAKRLLDVMEFDILPLTRKGVADGNKIFGAAILNKADLSLVLAETNNETENPLWHGEVHTLKRLYERVEKPNTRDYVFLSTHEPCSMCLSAITWAGFDNFYYFFSHEDSRDSFAIPHDLRILKEVFRLDPGGYARTNAFWRSAAIADLIATTEDAAKAGLKKQDRDIRAAYDALSDAYQSGKAGNAIPLN, from the coding sequence ATGGATGAGGCCGCTCTCGCCAAACGTCTGCTCGACGTCATGGAATTCGACATCCTGCCGCTGACGCGCAAGGGCGTGGCTGATGGCAACAAGATTTTCGGCGCGGCCATCCTCAACAAGGCCGACCTCTCGCTCGTGCTCGCCGAGACGAACAACGAGACGGAAAACCCGCTCTGGCATGGCGAGGTGCACACGCTGAAGCGCCTCTACGAGCGCGTGGAAAAGCCCAACACCAGGGATTACGTCTTCCTCTCGACGCACGAGCCCTGCTCGATGTGCCTTTCGGCCATCACCTGGGCCGGCTTCGACAATTTCTACTATTTCTTCAGCCATGAGGATTCGCGCGACAGCTTCGCCATTCCCCATGACCTGCGCATCCTGAAGGAAGTCTTCCGGCTCGATCCGGGCGGATATGCCAGGACGAACGCCTTCTGGCGTTCCGCCGCCATCGCCGATCTCATCGCCACGACTGAGGATGCCGCCAAAGCGGGCCTGAAGAAACAGGACCGCGACATCCGCGCCGCCTATGACGCGCTGTCAGACGCCTACCAGTCCGGCAAGGCCGGCAATGCCATTCCATTGAACTGA
- the mazG gene encoding nucleoside triphosphate pyrophosphohydrolase produces MEPSRDIERLIDIMAALRQPETGCPWDIVQTFETIKPYTIEEAYEVADAIERNDMDDLCEELGDLLLQVVFHARMAEERGDFDFGSVVEAVTRKMIRRHPHVFARSDADTPAAVKLQWDEIKQAEKRERKERRARRGLPEDPLRGHLGSVQRSFPALVEALKLQERAAKVGFDWSEPAPILDKIEEEVGELRQALRDGDQTAVADELGDLIFALVNIGRHVGADPEMALRGTNTKFRNRFSHIEESLAANGESLEAATLERMEALWQAAKQIERQLK; encoded by the coding sequence ATGGAGCCGAGCCGCGACATCGAACGCCTGATCGACATCATGGCGGCCCTGCGCCAGCCGGAAACCGGTTGCCCGTGGGACATCGTGCAGACCTTCGAGACGATCAAACCCTATACGATCGAGGAAGCCTACGAGGTCGCCGACGCCATCGAGCGCAACGACATGGACGACCTCTGCGAGGAACTGGGCGACCTCCTCCTGCAGGTGGTGTTCCATGCCCGCATGGCGGAGGAACGGGGCGACTTCGATTTCGGCAGCGTCGTCGAGGCCGTGACGCGCAAGATGATCCGGCGCCATCCGCATGTCTTCGCAAGATCCGATGCCGACACGCCCGCGGCGGTGAAGCTGCAATGGGACGAAATCAAGCAGGCGGAAAAGCGCGAGCGCAAGGAGCGCCGCGCCCGGCGCGGCCTGCCGGAGGATCCGCTGCGCGGCCATCTCGGTTCCGTGCAACGCTCCTTCCCGGCCCTCGTGGAGGCGCTGAAGTTGCAGGAGCGCGCGGCCAAGGTCGGGTTCGACTGGTCGGAGCCGGCGCCGATCCTCGACAAGATCGAGGAAGAGGTCGGCGAATTGCGGCAAGCCTTGCGCGACGGCGACCAGACGGCCGTCGCCGACGAACTCGGCGACCTGATCTTCGCGCTGGTCAATATCGGCCGCCATGTCGGCGCCGATCCGGAAATGGCGCTGCGCGGCACCAACACCAAGTTCCGCAACCGCTTCTCCCATATCGAGGAGAGCCTTGCGGCGAATGGCGAAAGCCTGGAGGCGGCGACGCTGGAGCGCATGGAAGCGCTTTGGCAGGCGGCCAAGCAGATCGAACGGCAGTTGAAATAG
- the hflX gene encoding GTPase HflX yields the protein MRAVVIVPVLKAQRTKPDPAAPATRSDEARLEEAVGLARAIDLTIPHAAVVTVSQPKPGTLLGTGKIAEIKAALDEHDAGLVIVDHPLTPVQQRNLEKEWAAKVIDRTGLILEIFGRRASTKEGTLQVELAHLNYQRGRLVRSWTHLERQRGGAGFMGGPGETQIEADRRLLQDKIVKLERELEQVRRTRQLHRSKRKKVPHPIVALVGYTNAGKSTLFNRITGAGVLAEDMLFATLDPTLRRMKLPQGRTVILSDTVGFISDLPTHLVAAFRATLEEVLEADLILHVRDMSDPDNGAQSADVLRILADLGIDEKDGAERILEVWNKIDRLEPEARDALVQKAGSQPNVIAVSAISGEGVDTLLGEINQRLSGVLVDRDVIVPVTKLQLLPWIYDHSIVDAREDLEDGNVRVELRLTETEAAELDRQLGIGGKPAREDWER from the coding sequence ATGCGCGCCGTCGTCATCGTTCCGGTGCTGAAGGCGCAGCGGACGAAGCCCGACCCGGCAGCGCCGGCCACGCGTTCCGACGAGGCGCGCCTGGAAGAGGCCGTCGGGCTTGCCCGCGCCATCGACCTCACTATCCCGCATGCGGCCGTCGTGACCGTCAGCCAGCCGAAGCCCGGCACGCTGCTTGGCACCGGCAAGATCGCGGAAATCAAGGCTGCGCTCGACGAACACGATGCCGGCCTCGTCATCGTCGATCATCCGCTGACACCGGTGCAGCAGCGCAACCTCGAGAAGGAATGGGCCGCCAAGGTCATCGACCGCACGGGCCTCATCCTCGAAATCTTCGGCCGCCGCGCCTCCACCAAGGAAGGCACGCTGCAGGTCGAGCTTGCGCATCTCAACTACCAGCGCGGTCGTCTCGTCAGAAGCTGGACCCACCTTGAACGCCAGCGCGGTGGCGCGGGCTTCATGGGCGGTCCGGGCGAAACGCAGATCGAGGCCGACCGCCGCCTGCTGCAGGACAAGATCGTCAAGCTGGAGCGCGAACTGGAGCAGGTGCGCCGCACCCGCCAGCTTCACCGCTCCAAGCGCAAGAAGGTGCCGCACCCGATCGTGGCGCTGGTCGGCTATACCAATGCCGGTAAGTCGACGCTGTTCAACCGCATCACCGGGGCAGGGGTTCTGGCCGAGGACATGCTCTTCGCCACGCTCGATCCGACCTTGCGCCGCATGAAGCTGCCGCAGGGCCGCACCGTCATCCTGTCGGATACCGTGGGCTTCATCTCGGACCTGCCGACCCACCTCGTCGCCGCCTTCCGCGCGACGCTGGAAGAGGTGCTGGAAGCCGACCTGATCCTGCATGTGCGCGACATGTCCGATCCGGACAACGGCGCTCAGTCGGCCGACGTGCTGCGCATCCTCGCCGATCTCGGCATCGACGAGAAGGACGGCGCGGAACGCATTCTCGAAGTCTGGAATAAGATCGACCGGCTGGAGCCCGAGGCGCGCGATGCCCTCGTGCAGAAGGCCGGGAGCCAGCCGAACGTCATCGCCGTCTCGGCCATTTCGGGCGAGGGCGTCGACACGTTGCTCGGGGAGATCAACCAGCGGCTTTCCGGCGTGCTGGTCGACCGCGACGTCATCGTGCCGGTGACGAAGCTGCAGCTTCTGCCGTGGATCTACGATCATTCCATCGTCGATGCACGCGAGGACCTGGAAGACGGCAATGTGCGCGTGGAACTGCGGCTGACGGAAACGGAAGCGGCGGAACTCGACCGGCAGCTCGGCATCGGCGGCAAGCCGGCGCGTGAGGACTGGGAGCGCTGA
- the hfq gene encoding RNA chaperone Hfq, giving the protein MAERSQNLQDLFLNTVRKQKISLTIFLINGVKLTGVVTSFDNFCVLLRRDGHSQLVYKHAISTIMPGQPLQMFETEESGS; this is encoded by the coding sequence ATGGCGGAACGTTCTCAGAACCTGCAGGATCTTTTTCTTAATACCGTTCGCAAGCAAAAGATTTCTCTGACGATCTTTCTCATCAACGGGGTCAAGCTGACCGGGGTTGTCACCTCCTTCGACAATTTCTGCGTGCTGCTCCGTCGCGACGGTCACTCGCAGCTCGTGTACAAGCACGCGATCTCGACCATCATGCCCGGCCAGCCGCTGCAGATGTTCGAGACCGAGGAAAGCGGCTCCTGA
- a CDS encoding D-amino-acid transaminase: MPRFAYVNGRYVRHAEAAVSIEDRGFVFADAVYEVCQVQQGHIVDLTRHLDRLDRSLGEIRIRPPMPRAALVGIMREVLSRNRVVNGMVYLQVTRGVARRDHVFPSPDVRAALVVTAKSLNPAVNAAKYAAGIRAATVPDNRWGRVDIKTVGLLPNVLARQQAKEAGAQEAIFVDADGNVTEGGATNLWIVDKAGTLVTRPADHSILRGITRTTLMDVAERLGVKVEERRFSVAEMLEAREVFITGATTICLPVVSIDGQTIANGHPGMTAQKLRDAFFAVAEKTAI, translated from the coding sequence ATGCCCCGTTTTGCCTATGTCAACGGCCGCTATGTCCGCCATGCCGAAGCCGCCGTCTCCATCGAGGATCGCGGCTTCGTCTTCGCCGACGCGGTCTACGAGGTCTGCCAGGTACAGCAGGGCCATATCGTCGACCTGACGCGCCATCTCGACCGCCTCGACCGCTCGCTCGGTGAAATCCGCATCCGTCCGCCGATGCCGCGCGCGGCGCTGGTGGGCATCATGCGCGAGGTCCTGAGTCGCAACCGTGTCGTCAATGGCATGGTCTATCTTCAGGTGACGCGCGGCGTCGCGCGGCGTGATCATGTCTTCCCGTCGCCGGACGTGCGCGCGGCGCTCGTCGTCACGGCAAAATCGCTGAACCCCGCGGTGAATGCGGCGAAATATGCCGCCGGCATCAGGGCGGCAACCGTGCCGGACAACCGCTGGGGCCGGGTCGATATCAAGACCGTCGGCCTTCTGCCGAACGTTCTCGCCCGCCAGCAGGCGAAGGAAGCGGGGGCGCAGGAGGCGATCTTCGTCGATGCGGATGGCAACGTCACGGAAGGCGGCGCGACGAACCTGTGGATCGTCGACAAGGCCGGAACGCTTGTCACACGCCCGGCCGATCATTCGATTCTGCGCGGTATCACGCGCACCACGCTGATGGATGTCGCGGAAAGACTCGGCGTGAAGGTCGAGGAACGGCGCTTTTCCGTCGCCGAGATGCTGGAAGCGCGGGAAGTCTTCATTACGGGGGCGACGACGATCTGCCTGCCGGTGGTTTCCATCGACGGTCAGACGATCGCCAACGGTCATCCCGGCATGACGGCGCAGAAACTCAGGGATGCTTTTTTCGCCGTTGCGGAGAAGACCGCGATTTGA